The Euphorbia lathyris chromosome 2, ddEupLath1.1, whole genome shotgun sequence genome includes a window with the following:
- the LOC136218362 gene encoding rho GTPase-activating protein 2, translating to MTGLVMVTKGGGCAGGIHVRGTKGSKGSEDEQNQLSMIAILAAAIRKSLVACRFEEREDVISTVHHMEIGWPTNVQHIAHVTFDRFHGFLGLPVEFQVEIPCRVPSASVTVFGVSAESMQCSYDSKGNSVPTILLLMQERLYSQGGLKAEGIFRINPENGQEEHVRDQLNRGIVPKDIDVHCLAGLIKAWFRELPSGVLDGLSPEEVLQCNTEEECVELVGQLKPTDAALLNWAIDLMADVVQEEDSNKMNARNIAMVFAPNMTQMSDPLTALMHAVQVMNLLKSLITKTLREREETTTGGYSPMSSHSYGQQSDDDFDSQREMDTSCELRQGPSEYDDGRTRYNPTSEEEEEEEEEDDDDGGELESLSEIEHCFLRQLEEKKTTDNILFEKTAGNLPRECEGSRIFSGFMLESAICSTDSKNENSSSVTSDGEEDSRARQEIDRRRYESCEDVEMVDKITESILPMHDFSSEETV from the exons ATGACTGGCCTTGTAATGGTGACGAAAGGAGGCGGCTGTGCTGGTGGTATTCATGTAAGGGGAACCAAGGGGTCCAAAGGGAGTGAAGATGAGCAAAACCAGCTCTCAATGATAGCTATTCTCGCCGCAGCTATAAGGAAATCGTTGGTCGCTTGTCGTTTCGAGGAGagagaggatgtcatttctacTGTTCATCATATGGAAATCGGTTGGCCTACTAATGTTCAGCACATTGCCCATGTCACCTTCGATCGATTCCATGGCTTTCTCGGTTTGCCTGTTGAGTTCCAAGTCGAGATCCCTTGTCGAGTCCCCAGTGCTAG TGTTACTGTGTTTGGTGTTTCAGCAGAATCAATGCAATGCTCCTACGATTCAAAAGGGAACAGCGTTCCTACTATTCTGTTGCTAATGCAAGAGAGGCTATACTCACAGGGAGGTCTGAAG GCAGAAGGCATCTTTCGCATAAACCCAGAGAATGGGCAAGAAGAGCATGTGAGGGACCAGCTCAACAGGGGCATTGTGCCAAAAGATATTGATGTGCACTGTTTGGCAGGCCTTATCAAAGCCTGGTTTAGAGAGCTCCCTTCTGGAGTACTTGATGGTCTTTCCCCTGAAGAAGTTCTCCAATGCAACACGGAAGAAGAATGTGTTGAACTTGTGGGGCAGCTAAAGCCAACAGATGCAGCACTGCTAAATTGGGCTATTGACCTCATGGCTGATGTTGTTCAGGAAGAAGATTCCAACAAAATGAATGCTCGAAATATCGCAATGGTCTTTGCTCCAAACATGACTCAG ATGTCTGATCCCTTGACGGCATTAATGCATGCTGTGCAAGTAATGAACTTGCTCAAGAGTCTAATCACGAAAACACTGAGAGAACGTGAAGAGACTACCACAGGAGGATATTCACCTATGTCATCTCATTCATATGGTCAGCAATCTGATGATGACTTTGACAGTCAGCGTGAGATGGACACCAGCTGTGAGCTGAGACAGGGACCATCAGAATATGATGATGGTCGTACCCGTTACAACCCTACaagcgaagaagaagaagaagaagaagaagaagatgatgatgatggtggTGAATTAGAGTCATTAAGTGAGATTGAACATTGCTTCTTGAGGCAGTTGGAAGAGAAAAAAACTACAGACAATATACTCTTTGAGAAAACAGCAGGCAATTTACCCAGGGAATGTGAAGGTTCCAGGATATTCTCAGGTTTTATGCTGGAATCTGCTATCTGCTCTACAGATAGCAAAAATGAAAATTCCAGTTCAGTAACAAGTGATGGAGAAGAAGATTCAAGAGCAAGGCAAGAGATTGATAGAAGGCGATACGAAAGCTGTGAAGATGTGGAGATGGTTGACAAAATAACAGAGTCCATTTTGCCTATGCATGACTTCTCTAGTGAAGAAACTGTTTGA
- the LOC136220746 gene encoding peroxidase 27-like produces the protein MKALLLVLVLVIGVCEGGNLRKHFYRKTCPQAEDIIRNITWSHVATNPVLPAKFLRMHFHDCFVRGCDGSVLIDSTTNSIAEKDSIPNLSLTGFDVIEDIKSAVEKACPGIVSCADILALAARDSVSFMGKKPLWKVLTGRRDGKISLASEVFGNIPSPFSNFSTLLQDFKNKKLTVHDLVVLSGGHSIGVAHCNVFSNRLYNFTGRGDQDPSLDAKYAAFLKTKCQTLTDTTTTVDLDPRTPLTFDKDYYVILKQNKGLLQSDATLLTTKISRNIVGELTNSAKFFTEFAQSMVRMGAIQVLTGTQGEIRNKCNLINS, from the exons atGAAGGCTTTATTACTAGTATTAGTGTTGGTGATTGGGGTTTGTGAAGGAGGTAACCTGAGGAAGCATTTCTATCGAAAAACATGTCCCCAAGCTGAAGATATCATTAGAAACATAACATGGAGCCACGTGGCAACCAATCCCGTCTTGCCTGCTAAGTTTTTGAGAATGCATTTTCATGACTGTTTTGTTAGG GGATGCGATGGTTCGGTTTTAATAGATTCAACAACGAACAGTATTGCAGAGAAAGATTCAATTCCAAACCTAAGTTTGACTGGATTTGATGTCATTGAGGATATTAAATCAGCAGTTGAGAAGGCATGCCCTGGAATAGTTTCTTGTGCTGACATATTGGCGTTGGCTGCTAGGGACTCTGTTTCTTTCATGGGGAAAAAACCATTGTGGAAAGTGCTAACCGGAAGAAGAGATGGTAAAATATCACTTGCTTCAGAGGTATTCGGTAATATTCCTTCGCCCttctccaacttctccaccctTTTACAAGatttcaagaacaagaaactcACCGTTCATGATCTTGTCGTTTTGTCAG GCGGACACAGCATAGGAGTAGCACACTGCAACGTGTTCAGCAACAGGCTATACAATTTCACAGGGAGGGGAGACCAAGACCCTTCATTAGATGCAAAATATGCTGCTTTCCTTAAGACCAAATGCCAAACCCTAACTGATACTACCACTACTGTTGACTTGGATCCTCGAACCCCCTTAACCTTTGACAAGGACTACTACGTTATACTAAAACAGAACAAGGGTCTATTGCAATCTGATGCTACCCTTCTAACCACCAAAATTTCTAGAAATATAGTGGGAGAATTAACCAATTCAGCTAAATTCTTCACTGAATTCGCACAGTCAATGGTCAGAATGGGAGCTATTCAGGTTCTTACTGGCACTCAAGGAGAAATCAGGAACAAATGCAATCTTATTAATTCATGA